A genomic segment from Benincasa hispida cultivar B227 unplaced genomic scaffold, ASM972705v1 Contig373, whole genome shotgun sequence encodes:
- the LOC120069376 gene encoding uncharacterized protein LOC120069376, with protein MTQQEVEDVSDVITGTVFICNVPAHVLLDPGVTHSFVSSMFLTKLNRMLEPLSEGLVIYTPVGDVLLVNEVLRDCEVLVEGLNMLVDLLPLELQALDVIFGMDFSFTHYASMDCHRKEVTFRKPGLAEMVFRGEKKIIPTSLISALKAEKLLRKGCTSFLAHVVEVQEEKLKPEDVPVVNEFLDVFPTDLSGFPLDREVVFLGHVVSADGSVDPQKVEAVVNWERSANATEVRSFLGLARYYRRFVEDFSRLALPLTALTRKNAKFEWLDKCEQSFQVVKKRLVTASILSLYVTGKEYVIYCDVRGKEVETSEECLVWYSSNLAELRGFRAVVTAKSSGSLLAQFQVRSSLVAEIVRRQPEDSNLQKMLAKSKQGLEVDFELRADGAIVKQRRLCIPNISELRGVILEEAHYSAYAMHPGSTKMYETLKKTYWWPGMKRKIAEYVDKCLICQQVKPVRQRPGGLLNPLPVLEWNWEHITMDFLFGLPRTTCGHDGIRVIVDKLTKTVQFISIKATSTLDQLAKLYVDRIVSQHGVPVSIVSDRDPRFTSKFWPSVQKAIGTKLKFSTAFHPQTDGQSERTIQTLEDMLRACVLQFKGS; from the exons ATGACTCAGCAGGAAGTGGAGGATGTATCAGACGTGATTACTGGTACGGTTTTTATTTGTAATGTACCTGCACATGTTTTATTAGATCCAGGTGTTACGCATTCCTTTGTTTCTAGTATGTTTCTAACTAAGCTGAATAGGATGCTAGAGCCTTTATCTGAGGGGTTAGTTATATACACTCCAGTTGGTGACGTTTTACTAGTCAATGAAGTGCTGCGTGATTGTGAGGTTTTAGTAGAAGGTCTCAATATGCTAGTGGATCTTCTTCCACTAGAGTTGCAGGCATTGGATGTAATTTTTGGAATGGATTTCTCATTCACTCACTATGCTTCTATGGATTGCCATAGGAAGGAAGTGACTTTTAGGAAACCAGGTTTGGCTGAAATGGTTTTCAGGGGTGAGAAGAAAATTATTCCCACGAGTTTGATTTCAGCTCTGAAAGCTGAGAAGTTGTTGAGAAAGGGTTGCACATCGTTTCTTGCACACGTAGTAGAGGTGCAAGAAGAAAAGCTGAAACCAGAAGATGTTCCTGTAGTGAACgaatttcttgatgtttttccAACTGATCTATCAGGTTTTCCACTTGATAGAGAG GTAGTGTTCTTAGGGCATGTAGTTTCAGCGGACGGAAGTGTTGATCCGCAGAAAGTGGAAGCTGTTGTCAACTGGGAGAGATCAGCTAATGCAACAGAGGTACGTAGTTTCCTAGGCCTGGCTAGATACTACAGACGTTTTGTTGAGGATTTCTCACGATTAGCATTACCCTTGACAGCTTTGACAAGGAAGAATGCTAAGTTTGAGTGGTTGGATAAATGCGAACAGAGTTTCCAGGTGGTAAAGAAGAGATTAGTGACAGCATCTATTCTATCACTTTATGTAACAGGGAAGGAGTATGTGATCTATTGTGATGTTCGAGGTAAG GAAGTCGAGACTTCCGAAGAGTGCCTTGTGTGGTATTCAAGCAACCTTGCTGAGTTAAGAGGTTTCAGGGCGGTTGTAACTGCAAAGAGTTCAGGGAGTCTTTTAGCTCAATTTCAGGTTAGGTCTTCTCTAGTAGCAGAGATTGTGAGAAGACAGCCAGAGGATAGTAACTTACAAAAGATGCTTGCAAAGTCCAAGCAAGGCCTAGAGGTAGACTTTGAGTTGAGAGCAGACGGAGCCATAGTTAAGCAGAGAAGACTATGCATTCCGAATATTAGTGAGCTTAGGGGTGTTATACTAGAGGAAGCTCACTATTCAGCTTACGCTATGCATCCAGGAAGCACCAAGATGTACGAAACTTTAAAGAAAACTTAttggtggcctggtatgaagCGAAAGATAGCAGAATATGTTGATAAATGTTTGATCTGCCAACAGGTTAAACCAGTGAGACAGAGGCCAGGAGGACTCCTTAATCCACTGCCAGTGCTGGAGTGGAACTGGGAGCATATTACCATGGATTTTCTGTTTGGGTTACCTCGTACTACTTGTGGACATGATGGTATACGGGTAATAGTAGACAAACTCACTAAGACAGTGCAGTTTATATCGATTAAAGCGACGTCTACACTAGATCAGCTAGCTAAGCTATACGTCGACAGGATTGTGAGTCAGCATGGAGTACCAGTGTCCATAGTTTCAGATAGGGATCCAAGGTTTACTTCTAAGTTTTGGCCTAGTGTGCAGAAAGCAATAGGAACAAAGTTGAAGTTCAGTACAGCATTTCATCCCCAGACGGATGGTCAGTCAGAGAGGACCATCCAGACCTTAGAAGACATGTTGAGAGCATGTGTCCTTCAGTTTAAGGGAAGTTAG
- the LOC120069377 gene encoding protein PXR1-like, whose amino-acid sequence MEKEGGLPEAGVVNQPLPSEEEMEEALRRSALTISDPKETVQTKSYEGPIRVALEEVEAKKLPKTAEEKKKNKNNKEKRAERDEEAQPRKKKKERKSSEKRERKREGKRLKKKEEKRKRTESPEVNGELTTAKVDEGVSMQ is encoded by the coding sequence ATGGAGAAGGAGGGAGGGCTACCTGAAGCGGGAGTCGTTAATCAACCCTTGCCTTCAGAAGAAGAGATGGAAGAAGCTTTGCGGAGAAGCGCTCTGACCATTtcggatcctaaggaaactgttCAAACAAAATCCTATGAAGGACCCATCAGGGTTGCTTTGGAGGAGGTGGAAGCGAAGAAGCTGCCTAAAACAgctgaggagaagaagaagaacaaaaacaacaagGAGAAGAGGGCAGAAAGAGATGAAGAAGCCCAAccaaggaagaaaaagaaagaaagaaaatcgaGTGAGAAGAGGGAACGCAAGCGAGAAGGGAAGCgcctgaagaagaaggaagaaaagagaaagaggaCTGAGAGCCCAGAAGTCAACGGAGAATTAACCACCGCAAAGGTGGATGAGGGGGTGTCAATGCAATGA
- the LOC120069372 gene encoding calcium-dependent protein kinase 24: protein MGSCVSVQARSAGSFSKRTRDVRPLPDHALIESVRKSSVRHAASILSNESTGDNIFEKYRFGKELGRGEFGITHQCFEIETGETFACKTISKSKLRSEINVEDVRREVAIMRNLPKHPNIVTFKEAFEDNEAVYFVMELCEGGELFDRIVSKGHYTERAAADVTKTIIEICKVCHENGVIHRDLKPENFLFADESENSQLKAIDFGLSIFFEPDQRFSEIVGSPYYMAPEVLRRSYGPEIDVWSAGVILYILLCGVPPFWAESEEGIAHAIVRGDIDFERDPWPKVSKEAKELVIGMLDPNPYSRMTVEEVLEHPWIQNKNQARNVSLGENVGIRIKQFTLMNKFKKKVLRVVADHLSDEQMDGIRRMFHMMDTDKNGDLTFEELKNGLHMIGHALPDPDVRMLMDAADMDGNGTLSCEEFATMSIHLRKMSTDELLAQAFSFFDKDQNGYIEYDELREALMDDSEKVIQDILSDVDSDKDGRISYNEFKAMLTTGMDWKMSSRQYSRAMLHALSLKLFKDKSVAVQN from the exons ATGGGAAGCTGCGTTTCCGTGCAAGCCAGATCAGCCGGATCCTTCTCCAAGAGGACCAGAGACGTCAGGCCCCTTCCCGATCATGCCCTAATCGAATCTGTCCGCAAGTCCTCTGTTCGTCATGCCGCTTCCATTCTCTCCAATGAATCTACCGGCGACAACATTTTCGAGAAATATCGCTTTGGGAAGGAGCTTGGCCGGGGGGAGTTTGGGATCACGCATCAGTGCTTTGAGATCGAAACTGGCGAGACCTTTGCGTGTAAGACTATTTCGAAGAGCAAGTTGAGATCTGAGATCAATGTCGAGGATGTTCGTAGAGAGGTTGCTATTATGAGAAATTTGCCAAAGCATCCTAATATTGTTACCTTCAAGGAGGCTTTTGAGGATAATGAAGCGGTTTATTTTGTTATGGAGCTTTGTGAGGGCGGTGAACTCTTTGATAGGATTGTCTCTAAAGGCCATTACACTGAACGTGCGGCGGCTGACGTTACCAAGACCATTATTGAGATTTGCAAG GTATGCCATGAAAATGGAGTAATCCATAGGGATTTGAAACCTGAGAACTTCTTGTTCGCAGATGAAAGTGAAAACTCTCAACTGAAGGCAATTGATTTTGGTCTTTCCATATTTTTCGAACCTG ATCAGAGATTCAGTGAAATTGTTGGAAGTCCATATTACATGGCACCAGAGGTCTTAAGACGCAGCTATGGACCTGAAATTGATGTTTGGAGCGCTGGGGTTATTCTCTACATCTTACTTTGCGGAGTTCCTCCTTTCTGGGCAG AATCTGAGGAAGGCATTGCACATGCTATTGTTCGGGGTGATATAGATTTTGAGAGGGACCCTTGGCCAAAGGTTTCTAAGGAAGCAAAAGAACTTGTGATTGGGATGCTTGATCCAAATCCTTATAGTCGGATGACTGTTGAAGAAGTACTTG AACATCCTTGGATACAAAACAAAAACCAGGCTCGTAATGTCTCCCTGGGAGAAAATGTCGGCATAAGGATAAAGCAATTCACTTTGATGAATAAGTTCAAGAAGAAAGTACTTAGG GTTGTGGCTGACCACTTGTCAGACGAGCAAATGGATGGGATCAGACGAATGTTCCATATGATGGACACTGACAAAAATGGAGATTTGACTTTTGAAGAGTTGAAGAATGGTTTGCATATGATTGGACATGCTCTTCCCGATCCTGATGTGCGGATGTTGATGGATGCT GCGGACATGGATGGAAATGGAACACTAAGCTGCGAGGAGTTTGCGACAATGTCCATTCATCTCAGAAAGATGAGCACTGATGAGCTTCTGGCTCAAGCTTTCAGTTTCTTTGACAAGGACCAAAATGGGTACATTGAATATGATGAATTGAGAGAAGCTTTAATGGATGACAGTGAGAAGGTGATCCAAGATATCCTTTCTGATGTTGACTCAGATAAG GACGGTCGAATCAGTTACAACGAGTTCAAGGCAATGTTAACGACAGGGATGGATTGGAAAATGTCTTCTCGGCAGTACTCGAGGGCAATGCTTCATGCACTTAGCCTCAAATTGTTCAAAGACAAATCAGTGGCAGTGCAAAACTAG